Proteins from a single region of Paenibacillus sp. BIHB 4019:
- a CDS encoding amidohydrolase has protein sequence MLTSVYALEKLQHLYPEMVQWRRYLHQHPELSFQEEKTSRWIAGKLAEFGCEFEEGVGGYGIVVTIKGERPGPVVALRADIDALPIQDEKQCDYASTVPGIMHACGHDGHTSSMLAIAKFYQEHRSDIKGERRLLFQPAEEVTPGGAIHMIKDGALAGVDVIYGIHLWAPLRFGQVSTRAGAFMAAADEFTIEIIGLGGHGGMPHKGIDTIVVGASLVQSIQSIVSRSINPLHPSVISIGSFQAGTTNNVIAERCLMKGTVRSFDEESRYFIHERLKQVIEHTCQMYGAKYDFQLRVGYPAVINNEHEAERFFRVAEPMLGEGNAVRGDEMMVAEDFSYYLDEVPGCFMMVGAGNGDMSTSYSHHHPKFDFEEGAMLKSAELLIRLAEDYVSEH, from the coding sequence ATGTTGACCAGTGTCTATGCGTTAGAAAAGCTGCAACATCTTTATCCAGAGATGGTGCAGTGGCGGAGATACCTCCATCAGCATCCTGAACTATCCTTCCAAGAGGAGAAAACCTCAAGATGGATCGCAGGGAAGCTGGCGGAATTCGGCTGCGAGTTTGAGGAAGGTGTAGGCGGATATGGCATCGTCGTCACGATAAAGGGCGAACGGCCTGGGCCAGTCGTGGCTCTGCGCGCCGATATCGATGCGTTGCCGATTCAAGATGAGAAGCAGTGTGATTATGCGTCAACGGTACCCGGAATTATGCATGCCTGCGGGCACGATGGCCACACGTCGTCGATGCTGGCCATAGCGAAGTTCTATCAGGAGCATCGCAGTGACATTAAGGGCGAGCGGAGACTGCTGTTCCAGCCTGCTGAGGAAGTGACGCCGGGCGGTGCCATTCATATGATTAAGGACGGAGCGCTTGCAGGCGTGGATGTCATCTATGGCATTCATCTGTGGGCACCGCTCCGATTTGGGCAAGTATCGACAAGAGCAGGCGCTTTCATGGCCGCAGCCGATGAATTCACAATTGAAATTATCGGGCTGGGCGGACATGGCGGCATGCCGCATAAAGGAATTGATACGATTGTGGTTGGGGCGTCGCTCGTGCAGTCGATACAATCGATTGTTAGCCGGAGCATCAATCCGCTGCATCCGTCGGTTATTTCTATAGGTTCCTTTCAAGCGGGAACGACGAATAACGTCATTGCCGAACGGTGTTTGATGAAAGGCACGGTTCGTTCCTTCGATGAGGAAAGCCGTTATTTTATTCATGAGCGTTTGAAGCAGGTTATAGAGCATACATGCCAAATGTATGGCGCCAAATACGATTTTCAGCTTCGCGTCGGCTATCCTGCCGTCATTAATAATGAGCATGAAGCGGAGCGTTTTTTTCGCGTAGCAGAGCCGATGCTCGGAGAAGGCAATGCGGTGCGGGGCGATGAAATGATGGTAGCTGAAGATTTTTCCTACTATTTGGACGAGGTTCCCGGCTGCTTTATGATGGTAGGCGCGGGCAATGGCGATATGTCCACCAGCTATTCCCATCATCATCCTAAGTTCGATTTCGAAGAAGGCGCCATGCTTAAATCCGCAGAACTGCTCATTCGTCTGGCTGAGGATTATGTGTCAGAGCATTAG
- the cax gene encoding calcium/proton exchanger has translation MRQKLFFTGLIVMFVFSAIAHFAHLDMTLQFAVSAVAIVFAAGFLGQATESVAHYAGQRLGGFLNATFGNAAELIIAFFLVKEGFFDMVKASITGSIIGNLLLVLGLSLLAGGFKFKQQHFNQQLAQHNSTLMLLAVIGLFVPAIFVGAEHFTVEKDHFLSLSVAVILILAYVLWLLFSMVTHKQMLADSEMSADHGEAPAWSKGRSVLMLVAATVMVAFISEWLVHTLDTFTTRFGLSELFVGAFIIAIVGNAAEHSAAVMLALRNKIGAAVEIAVGSSLQIALFVAPVLIIASALMGKTMDIIFTPIELTAIAVSVFIAKSVSGDGQTNWYEGALLLMVYCILGIAFYLV, from the coding sequence GTGAGACAGAAGCTGTTTTTCACCGGATTAATCGTCATGTTCGTCTTTAGTGCAATCGCACATTTCGCCCATCTGGACATGACGCTGCAATTTGCTGTTTCCGCTGTGGCGATTGTTTTCGCAGCAGGCTTTCTCGGGCAAGCGACAGAGAGCGTCGCCCATTATGCCGGACAGCGGCTTGGCGGCTTCCTCAATGCGACCTTCGGCAATGCCGCGGAGCTGATTATCGCGTTTTTCCTCGTCAAGGAAGGCTTTTTCGATATGGTTAAGGCGAGCATTACCGGGTCCATCATCGGCAATTTGCTGCTCGTGCTTGGGCTCAGCCTGCTGGCGGGCGGCTTTAAATTCAAGCAGCAGCATTTCAATCAGCAGCTGGCCCAGCATAACTCGACTCTCATGCTGCTTGCCGTCATCGGCTTGTTCGTGCCGGCCATCTTCGTTGGAGCCGAACACTTCACGGTGGAGAAAGACCATTTTCTCAGCCTGTCCGTTGCGGTCATTTTGATTTTGGCTTACGTGCTGTGGCTGCTGTTTTCCATGGTGACACATAAACAAATGCTGGCAGACAGCGAAATGAGCGCTGATCACGGCGAGGCGCCTGCATGGTCTAAGGGCCGCTCCGTCCTTATGCTCGTTGCAGCTACCGTTATGGTCGCTTTTATTAGCGAATGGCTTGTGCACACGCTGGATACGTTTACAACGCGTTTTGGGCTGTCTGAGCTGTTTGTAGGGGCCTTCATCATTGCCATTGTCGGCAATGCCGCCGAGCACAGTGCTGCGGTTATGCTTGCACTGCGCAACAAAATCGGGGCAGCTGTGGAAATTGCGGTCGGCAGCAGCCTGCAAATCGCTCTATTCGTCGCTCCCGTGCTCATTATTGCCAGCGCATTAATGGGCAAAACGATGGACATTATTTTTACACCAATTGAGCTGACCGCTATTGCAGTATCCGTCTTTATCGCAAAATCGGTATCGGGCGATGGACAGACCAATTGGTACGAAGGGGCGCTGCTGCTCATGGTTTATTGTATTTTGGGCATTGCTTTTTATTTGGTATAA
- a CDS encoding YugN family protein, whose product MIIENTGLNGVQSELFHLDESAEKLGFVRWQWEYYRATYDLKLEDKATNSEYFLRINTRAVEGKLESPHAVLAIEAVYIGRATFPHGMEYESPVPQPILNTATQRLQQLKQLLD is encoded by the coding sequence ATGATTATTGAGAATACCGGTTTGAACGGTGTTCAGAGCGAGCTGTTCCATCTGGATGAATCGGCAGAAAAGCTTGGCTTCGTTCGCTGGCAGTGGGAATACTACCGCGCTACATATGATTTGAAACTGGAAGATAAGGCTACAAACTCTGAATACTTTTTGCGCATCAACACGCGTGCCGTTGAAGGAAAGCTTGAATCTCCGCATGCTGTACTTGCAATTGAAGCCGTATACATTGGCAGAGCAACGTTCCCGCATGGCATGGAGTATGAATCACCGGTGCCGCAACCTATTTTGAACACAGCTACGCAGCGATTGCAGCAACTCAAGCAATTGCTTGACTAG
- a CDS encoding DNA repair helicase XPB: MLGPSSKPLIVQSDMTLLLNMKQAGAEEAAGRLLAFAELVKRPGGWHTYRMTAMTLWQACASGMAAEDVIALLMKYASSSIPGYAEMSIRKWMGRYGKLHLELAGDKLVLSGSAELLMELARHPEIRPKLASPNLAACLSGPGIEVRGEERGLLKQELARLGYPVIDQAGYHAGEALKVQLCEVTRQGKPFELRAYQQQAVDVFCAEGSVHGGSGIVVLPCGAGKTVVGLAALAKLSSATLILTSSTTSVQQWKRELLDKTTLQEEHIGEYAGGLKQVRPVTIATYQILTSRKAKSAAYQHMNLFSERDWGLIIYDEVHLLPAPVFRMTADIQATRRLGLTATLVREDGCAEDVFSLIGPKQYEWLWKAVEAEGHIAAVHCTEIRIPLSEAVRKRYAAAAPRSQLRLAAENPSKASIIRELLKRHEGVPTLIIGQYLDQLHAVAEALAIPVITGELEQDKRQLLYDRFRSGEVPVLAVSKVANFAVDLPDAAVAIQISGSYGSRQEEAQRIGRILRPKQGRNEAWFYTVVSDGTKELDFALRRQLFMVEQGYRYALESREAALLE, translated from the coding sequence ATGCTGGGACCAAGCAGCAAGCCGCTTATTGTTCAAAGCGATATGACGCTGCTGCTCAATATGAAGCAGGCCGGGGCAGAGGAGGCCGCTGGCAGGCTGCTTGCTTTCGCAGAGCTCGTCAAGCGCCCAGGCGGTTGGCATACGTACCGGATGACAGCCATGACGCTATGGCAAGCCTGCGCGTCGGGGATGGCGGCGGAGGACGTCATAGCGCTGCTGATGAAGTATGCATCATCGAGCATCCCGGGCTATGCGGAAATGAGCATACGCAAATGGATGGGCCGCTATGGAAAGCTGCATCTTGAGCTAGCGGGAGACAAGCTCGTGCTCAGCGGCAGCGCGGAGCTGCTCATGGAGCTGGCTCGCCATCCGGAAATAAGGCCGAAATTAGCTAGCCCGAATTTGGCAGCATGCCTCAGCGGGCCAGGTATAGAAGTCCGCGGGGAGGAGCGGGGGCTGCTCAAGCAGGAGCTGGCCCGGCTCGGTTATCCCGTCATCGATCAGGCGGGCTATCACGCCGGCGAGGCGCTGAAGGTGCAGCTGTGCGAGGTAACGCGCCAAGGCAAGCCGTTTGAGCTGCGAGCCTATCAGCAGCAGGCGGTAGATGTTTTCTGCGCTGAAGGCTCCGTGCATGGCGGCAGCGGGATTGTCGTGCTGCCATGCGGAGCAGGCAAGACGGTTGTGGGACTGGCTGCTCTTGCAAAGCTAAGCAGCGCGACCCTGATTTTGACCTCCAGCACCACCTCGGTCCAGCAGTGGAAGCGCGAGCTGCTGGACAAAACAACGCTGCAGGAAGAGCACATCGGAGAATATGCTGGCGGGCTCAAGCAGGTACGCCCGGTAACCATTGCCACCTATCAAATATTGACGAGCCGCAAGGCGAAGTCGGCAGCCTATCAGCATATGAATTTATTTTCCGAGCGCGACTGGGGGCTCATTATTTATGATGAGGTGCATTTGCTGCCTGCACCTGTTTTTCGAATGACAGCAGATATTCAAGCGACGAGGCGGCTTGGGCTAACGGCAACGCTCGTCCGCGAGGATGGCTGCGCGGAGGACGTCTTTTCGCTCATTGGTCCAAAGCAGTATGAATGGCTGTGGAAGGCGGTTGAAGCAGAGGGGCATATTGCGGCTGTTCATTGCACCGAAATTCGGATACCGCTTAGTGAGGCTGTCCGTAAGCGGTATGCGGCTGCCGCTCCCCGTTCCCAATTGCGGCTTGCGGCAGAAAATCCATCAAAGGCATCTATAATTAGGGAACTGCTGAAGCGTCATGAAGGCGTGCCTACGCTCATTATCGGGCAATATTTAGATCAGCTGCATGCGGTTGCCGAAGCGCTCGCGATTCCCGTTATAACCGGAGAGCTGGAGCAGGATAAGCGCCAGCTGCTTTATGACCGTTTCCGCTCAGGCGAGGTTCCGGTGCTGGCGGTTTCAAAGGTTGCCAATTTCGCTGTTGATTTGCCGGATGCGGCAGTAGCTATTCAAATATCGGGCAGCTACGGCTCAAGGCAAGAGGAGGCTCAGCGCATTGGGCGCATTCTCAGGCCAAAGCAAGGAAGAAACGAAGCGTGGTTTTATACCGTTGTCAGCGATGGCACCAAGGAGCTGGATTTTGCCCTGCGGCGCCAGCTGTTCATGGTGGAGCAGGGGTATCGCTATGCGCTGGAATCGCGGGAAGCAGCTTTGCTTGAATAA
- the ftsW gene encoding putative lipid II flippase FtsW, which translates to MSKTQNGSRGRPDFLLLIFTLLLVGFGLVMVFSASSSIALYSPKYLNDPLYFVKKQAVFAAAGVFFMLILMNIRYEFYKKSFLLFFFPVVVLLAIVPFVSDNINGAHSWLQIGPLTIQPTEPAKLALILYLGALISKKGEKFRDFKKGLVPVILVTGFICFLIMLQPDLGSCMVLAGCATVMIMAGGANLKQVFVTGGLMGLVLTVVVSISMAISPTKWSYRIARFTAFLDPVADKQDTGLQLVSSLQALGHGGLTGAGFGESVQKLHYLTYAYNDFIFAIIAEEFGFIGASVFILFFLAFLWRCLIVALRCSDQYGTIIGVGIVGLFSIQAFINIGGVTGAIPLTGVTLPFISYGGSSLMACLMCIGVLLSISREANRNAKPKNKRQN; encoded by the coding sequence ATGAGCAAAACGCAAAACGGCAGCCGTGGCAGGCCAGATTTTCTGCTTCTCATTTTCACGCTTCTGCTCGTCGGTTTTGGGCTCGTGATGGTATTCAGCGCGAGCTCAAGCATTGCTTTATATTCACCAAAATATTTGAATGATCCGCTCTATTTTGTTAAGAAACAGGCTGTTTTTGCAGCAGCAGGCGTATTTTTTATGCTTATACTGATGAATATTCGATATGAATTTTATAAAAAATCGTTTCTGCTTTTCTTTTTTCCTGTTGTCGTTTTACTAGCTATCGTTCCCTTTGTCAGTGATAATATCAACGGAGCGCACAGCTGGCTGCAAATAGGACCGCTTACGATACAGCCTACGGAGCCCGCAAAGCTCGCGCTAATTTTGTACTTGGGAGCCCTTATCTCCAAAAAAGGCGAAAAATTCCGCGACTTCAAAAAAGGACTCGTGCCCGTCATTCTTGTTACTGGCTTTATCTGCTTCCTCATTATGCTGCAGCCGGATTTGGGCTCTTGCATGGTACTGGCAGGATGCGCAACCGTTATGATTATGGCTGGCGGGGCAAATCTGAAGCAAGTATTCGTAACCGGCGGACTCATGGGGCTCGTGCTTACCGTTGTAGTGAGCATTTCTATGGCAATCAGCCCGACAAAGTGGTCTTACCGGATTGCCCGTTTTACTGCCTTCTTGGACCCTGTGGCAGACAAGCAGGATACGGGGCTTCAACTCGTTTCCTCGTTGCAAGCTTTGGGACATGGCGGCTTGACTGGTGCCGGCTTTGGCGAAAGTGTACAAAAGCTGCATTATTTAACCTATGCGTATAATGATTTTATTTTTGCTATTATCGCGGAGGAATTCGGCTTTATTGGCGCCTCGGTTTTTATTTTATTTTTTCTGGCTTTTTTATGGCGCTGCTTGATCGTCGCTCTGCGCTGCTCGGATCAATACGGCACCATTATTGGCGTCGGCATAGTTGGACTGTTCAGCATTCAAGCATTTATTAACATTGGCGGCGTAACAGGCGCTATACCGCTGACTGGGGTAACGCTCCCTTTCATCAGCTACGGCGGTTCATCGCTTATGGCTTGCCTTATGTGCATTGGCGTATTGCTCAGCATTTCCCGAGAAGCGAATCGCAATGCAAAGCCAAAAAACAAACGTCAAAACTAA
- a CDS encoding helicase-associated domain-containing protein, with protein sequence MYVHELADKLTDYRQQTFMEAPMWWYAAKENKQWSDAVKDRRSMLEAIQSLSSTTLAALKAVIKLAGADPAPEERLFRLGPKQACMSGAEFRWALAELQRGGLVFSVSRNWGERIYFVPRDSFALWQQLVFPCQLEAKAMDALAEGEVQFRASGRLLGLQLLDAWTELARSGLALTNKGILPKKIIARLGISVTLTEENIACLNVSDDRVRQYGRISAFILETAISLGVLEEEEGRLIWVKDKLEQWLILNSFAREACLHSLIVEHYLYRKPLLAHGASALSALTMGPWYEAEAWLYQVQGEAVAAAAGQLPLGDKQQLLGWLDTLHAFGWLERIEGPGERSWFRWMIDPQPGTDRSSTPLTSESEAVIVQPNGEIIVLPECDGRIRWELELMAERVNEEQQGLYRLSRKSIERAMAFGRTEAALLAFLEWASGSKDAAAEAAPLLRDWGSKLGQLDKPVAGAGSFGDGRQYPSFQDSSQQQLVAGFRLYPDNGVAAPRAEHEDWLGHYELIQHDEEDKQGSYAGLKQIPASWLNQRRAYHHSTSREMMERALQWQTPVELHLEDGMAVFVPWELHAESNSWSVTGSFSGAQYGASVRLSPESWQAMRLLVPGINFHT encoded by the coding sequence ATGTACGTCCACGAGCTCGCCGACAAGCTGACGGATTATCGGCAGCAAACATTTATGGAAGCGCCGATGTGGTGGTATGCAGCTAAAGAAAATAAGCAGTGGAGCGATGCGGTTAAAGATCGCCGCTCCATGCTTGAGGCGATTCAATCGCTCTCTTCTACGACGCTTGCGGCGCTGAAAGCGGTCATAAAGCTTGCTGGCGCTGATCCAGCTCCTGAGGAGAGGCTTTTTCGCCTTGGCCCGAAGCAGGCGTGCATGTCAGGCGCGGAGTTTCGCTGGGCTTTAGCGGAGCTGCAGCGCGGCGGGCTCGTATTTTCGGTAAGCCGCAATTGGGGCGAGCGCATTTATTTTGTGCCTCGCGACAGCTTTGCGCTATGGCAGCAGCTGGTGTTTCCCTGCCAGCTGGAGGCGAAGGCGATGGATGCTTTGGCAGAAGGCGAGGTGCAGTTTCGAGCCTCTGGCAGACTGCTGGGACTTCAATTGCTTGATGCGTGGACGGAGCTTGCGCGAAGCGGGCTTGCACTGACGAATAAAGGGATTTTGCCTAAAAAAATAATTGCCCGCCTGGGAATCTCCGTTACGCTTACGGAGGAAAATATCGCTTGCTTGAATGTATCGGACGATCGGGTACGCCAATACGGACGCATATCTGCCTTTATTTTGGAAACGGCTATAAGTTTAGGCGTGCTGGAGGAGGAAGAGGGGCGGCTCATATGGGTAAAGGATAAGCTGGAGCAATGGCTGATTTTAAACAGCTTTGCCCGAGAGGCTTGTCTTCACAGCCTGATTGTGGAGCATTATTTATATAGAAAGCCGCTTTTGGCGCATGGCGCATCGGCATTGTCTGCACTAACTATGGGGCCTTGGTATGAGGCCGAAGCGTGGCTGTATCAGGTGCAGGGCGAGGCTGTTGCAGCTGCGGCTGGACAATTGCCTTTGGGCGATAAGCAGCAGCTGCTGGGGTGGTTGGACACGCTGCATGCTTTCGGCTGGCTTGAGCGAATCGAAGGGCCCGGAGAGCGCAGCTGGTTTCGCTGGATGATAGATCCCCAGCCCGGAACAGACCGATCATCAACACCGCTTACTAGTGAAAGCGAAGCTGTCATCGTGCAGCCAAATGGGGAAATTATCGTCCTTCCGGAATGTGACGGGCGTATTCGCTGGGAGCTGGAGCTTATGGCCGAACGAGTGAACGAGGAACAGCAAGGGCTGTACCGGCTTAGCCGCAAGTCGATCGAACGGGCAATGGCTTTTGGCCGAACGGAAGCAGCGCTGCTCGCTTTTCTCGAATGGGCTTCCGGGAGCAAGGACGCAGCAGCAGAAGCAGCTCCGCTGCTGCGAGACTGGGGAAGCAAGTTGGGCCAGCTGGACAAGCCAGTGGCGGGTGCAGGGAGCTTCGGAGACGGCAGGCAATATCCTTCCTTTCAGGATAGCTCCCAGCAGCAGCTAGTCGCTGGTTTCCGGCTGTATCCCGATAATGGAGTGGCTGCACCCAGAGCAGAGCATGAGGACTGGCTGGGCCATTATGAGCTTATTCAGCATGATGAGGAGGACAAGCAGGGAAGCTATGCGGGGCTAAAGCAAATTCCCGCAAGCTGGCTGAACCAGCGCCGCGCCTACCATCATTCCACAAGCCGGGAGATGATGGAGCGTGCGCTTCAGTGGCAAACACCTGTCGAGCTGCATTTGGAGGATGGAATGGCTGTTTTTGTACCTTGGGAGCTGCATGCCGAATCCAATAGTTGGTCTGTTACGGGCAGCTTCTCAGGCGCGCAATATGGAGCCAGCGTGAGGTTGTCGCCTGAAAGCTGGCAGGCTATGCGGCTGCTTGTTCCAGGAATTAATTTTCATACATAA
- a CDS encoding aminopeptidase, whose protein sequence is MRDPRIQQLAANLAGYSIGVQPGENVLIEVIGSERELTKALIEEVAKLGGRPFVEITDPAVTRTLLQNGSKEQIEEWTKYDLQRMKQMDAYIGIRAGGNVNEMSDVPEDKMRLYEQIYRDAVHMDQRVKRTRWVVMRYPNESMAQLAKMSTESFEDFYFNVCNLDYAKMDKAMDPLQALMNKTDRVRIVSPGTDLTFSIKNIGSKKCSGHRNIPDGEVFSAPVRDSVQGTISYNAPSVYSGVTFSDICFTFENGKIVKATSSDTARLNEILDMDEGARYIGEFAIGFNPHILHPMNDTLFDEKIAGSLHFTPGRAYDETDNGNRSSVHWDLVLIQRPEYGGGEIYFDDVLIRKDGHFVIPELEALNSENLK, encoded by the coding sequence ATGCGTGACCCAAGAATTCAGCAGCTAGCTGCCAATTTGGCAGGCTATTCCATCGGCGTTCAGCCAGGTGAAAATGTACTTATTGAGGTGATCGGTTCGGAGCGCGAACTGACGAAAGCTTTAATTGAAGAGGTAGCGAAGCTAGGCGGCAGACCTTTTGTGGAAATTACAGACCCTGCCGTGACGCGCACGCTGCTGCAAAATGGAAGCAAAGAGCAAATCGAGGAATGGACGAAATATGATTTGCAGCGCATGAAGCAAATGGATGCCTACATCGGCATTCGCGCTGGCGGCAATGTCAATGAAATGAGCGACGTTCCAGAAGATAAAATGCGGCTCTACGAGCAAATTTATCGCGATGCTGTACATATGGATCAGCGGGTAAAACGCACGCGCTGGGTTGTGATGCGTTATCCGAACGAATCCATGGCGCAGCTGGCAAAGATGAGCACGGAATCGTTTGAAGATTTTTATTTTAATGTATGTAATTTGGATTATGCCAAAATGGACAAAGCGATGGACCCGCTTCAGGCTTTAATGAACAAAACCGATCGCGTCAGAATCGTATCGCCAGGCACCGATCTTACTTTTTCCATTAAAAATATCGGTTCCAAAAAATGCTCCGGCCACCGCAACATCCCGGATGGAGAAGTATTTTCGGCCCCTGTTCGCGACTCGGTGCAAGGCACCATTTCCTACAATGCACCCAGCGTATATTCAGGCGTAACCTTCTCGGACATTTGCTTCACGTTTGAAAATGGCAAAATCGTCAAAGCGACCAGCAGCGATACGGCGCGCTTGAATGAGATTTTGGACATGGATGAGGGCGCTCGCTATATTGGCGAATTTGCAATTGGCTTTAATCCGCATATTTTGCACCCGATGAATGACACTTTATTTGATGAGAAAATTGCCGGAAGCCTGCACTTTACACCTGGCCGCGCTTATGATGAAACAGACAATGGAAATCGATCGTCCGTTCACTGGGACCTTGTGCTCATTCAGCGTCCAGAGTATGGCGGAGGGGAAATTTATTTCGATGATGTGCTAATCCGCAAGGATGGACACTTCGTTATTCCGGAGCTAGAGGCATTAAATTCCGAAAATTTGAAATAA
- a CDS encoding Asp23/Gls24 family envelope stress response protein, with translation MTEDLKTGIIRISDDVVATIAGLAALETPGIAAMSGGISEGLAKRLSGKNVQKGVSVEVGQLEAAIDLRIIVHYGIPIQEVCRQLQLNVRESVSNMTGLQVVEVNVKVEGVVFKEEEVFEETATPRIK, from the coding sequence ATGACCGAGGACCTTAAAACAGGCATTATTCGTATTTCTGATGACGTAGTAGCAACAATCGCGGGACTCGCCGCACTTGAGACTCCAGGTATAGCAGCCATGTCTGGCGGGATTTCTGAAGGGCTAGCTAAACGCCTAAGCGGAAAAAACGTGCAGAAGGGTGTTTCCGTGGAAGTCGGACAGCTCGAAGCCGCAATTGATTTGCGTATTATCGTCCATTATGGCATTCCTATTCAGGAAGTATGCCGCCAACTGCAGCTCAATGTAAGGGAATCGGTATCGAATATGACCGGTCTTCAAGTCGTTGAAGTGAATGTGAAAGTAGAAGGCGTTGTATTCAAGGAAGAAGAAGTGTTTGAGGAAACAGCTACCCCGCGTATAAAATAA
- a CDS encoding YlaN family protein, with protein sequence MSSPEVTVQLHEKALRLLMEDAAKIEKLIEVQMENLTTRQCPLYEEVLDTQMYGFSREIDFAVRAGLIAEHSGKELLSRLERNLAQLYEALNRKE encoded by the coding sequence ATGTCTTCACCGGAAGTCACGGTTCAATTGCATGAGAAAGCTCTTCGTCTCCTTATGGAGGATGCGGCTAAAATAGAGAAATTGATTGAGGTTCAGATGGAGAACTTGACGACCCGTCAATGTCCGCTGTACGAGGAAGTATTGGACACGCAGATGTATGGATTCTCGCGGGAAATTGATTTTGCAGTACGCGCAGGATTGATCGCTGAGCATAGCGGCAAGGAGCTGCTAAGTCGGTTGGAGCGCAATCTGGCTCAGCTTTACGAAGCGTTGAATAGAAAGGAGTAG
- a CDS encoding HPr family phosphocarrier protein → MSNNAAIVEISQAAGQFRSSIVLQADNKYIDVKSILGLFTTLVGGHSYELHVHGPDAEEAKAAMAAVFAKHNLNIAVVSE, encoded by the coding sequence ATGTCTAACAACGCAGCTATTGTAGAAATATCCCAAGCAGCAGGTCAATTCCGCTCATCAATCGTTCTGCAAGCAGATAACAAATATATTGATGTTAAAAGTATTTTGGGATTGTTTACTACGCTGGTAGGCGGTCACTCCTACGAGCTTCACGTCCACGGACCAGATGCTGAAGAAGCAAAAGCCGCAATGGCAGCTGTTTTCGCTAAGCATAACCTGAATATTGCAGTTGTTTCTGAATAA